Part of the Carnobacterium pleistocenium FTR1 genome is shown below.
TTTTATACGTACTCCTTTTTGAGCAGTAATTGTCGTTTCTTCAATTGTAAAAACTTCTCCTCCCGTTCTCCAAGTCTTATCAATTATTTGATGCTGTTCGATTTTCTGTACTTGTTCGTACTGGATGCGATGCATTTCAACGGCTGTCTTCTCTGCATCAATTTTTTTTAGCATACCTACAATGAAAGGAATATAAATGGCCATACATAAACTTAAAATAGAAAATGCAACTAAACTTTCAATCAGTAAATACCCTTTTTGATTTAGTTTGTTATTCCCAATTATACCTGCCACTTCCTAACTGAAAAGCCATAGTATGTCTTTTATTATTGATAAAAAAAACTAAAGTATCAAAATTACGCAAATTTCCACTGTAGCCGTTAAAATAATAGGTCTTACGATTTGGAGTGTTTATCATTTCTGGTAGATAGATCAATTGGTTTAATTCATTCTGTTCATCATCAATAACTTTAAATTGAATGGTTTTGTATTGAGAGGATACAATCATTGTAGTTACATTCCCAGATAAAATGGCATAATTTTGAATAGCTGTCATATGACTCTGTAATTCTTCAATAAATAACTGGTTTTCTAAAGTAATTTTAGTTTGTTTTGTATAAATAGTTGGAATAAGCAGTAAACCAGCGGCAATTAGCAAAACAAGAAGCATTTCAAAAAGTAGCATTCCTTTTTGGTTTAAGGATTTCATTAATTTTGACTCGAACTCACTATACCATTCGTAATAATAATGGCTTTAGCGCTGGCTTGTTTGACTTGTTTTGCTGATAGATATCCTTGTTGTTGCAGTGCATCTAAGGATACCGCACCGTCTTCTCCCTCTAATTCGTAAAGTTCTACTTGGGTTTGAATAACGGTAACCAAGGCTTCTGTCCCTTGAGCATCAATTGAATCTTTTTGTTTTACGACATTTGGTACAATGAGCAGCATCAATACTGAAATAATGAACAATACCATTACCATTTCAATTAAAGTAAATCCTTTTTGATTCAACGGTTTTCTATTTTTCATAAAATTTCCTCCATCATTGTGAACGTTGGTAATAACAAAGCTAGGTAAACACACATAATAAAAAAGGCAATAACTAAAAATATGATAGGTTGAATCCAACTGAATATTTTTTGAATTTGAAGAGTCAATCGCAATTGGCAATCTTTTGCATAAACTGCTAGTTCTGTTCCTAACCGACCGGTTGCTTCACCATGCATAATAATGAATCCAAGTTCATTAGTGAAAAAAACGAAACTGTTCATTGATTCTTTAAAGTTCTGTCCCGTTCTCAGCTCTTTTTCCATCTTACACGCGACTTCTTGCATGAGTTGTGTAGTTTCTTTTGATTGCATTAATTCAATAATTTTATTCATCTGATGACCACTTTTTAACAATTGGCTCCATTCATAGCTGAATAAATTTGTATAATATAACCTTAACAAATTTGAAATAACTGGGATTTTCATAAAGAAAGCAGTTCGTTGAATAGCCGTAAGCTTTCCTAACTGATAACGAGTCACTAAAATCAGCAAAAAAGCTACCACTGAACCGACACCTAACATAGCTGGAAAGTAGTAAACAAAACCAATTGCAATGCTATTTACAACTGAACCTTTAGTGGCATTCATCTGTTCAAAATCAGGCAATATTGTATAGCGGATCGCCATCAAGATACCAATCATAAAAAGCAATAAAAATAAGGGATATTGCAATAATTTTATTAGCTGACTTTGCTGTTTCACCTTTTCTTCTAAATAGTTCCCGCTTGCTGCTAAGGCTTCTGTCAGATTACCGTGGATAAAAGATAAATAAATTTGAGAAGAAACTCGTTCAGAGAATCCTTGTTTTTTTACACTATGGTCAAAGCGTTCTCCATTCTCCAATTCTTCAAGAATAGCTTTAATCCAATGCGCTTCCTTTGGCAATATCATTTTTAAAAATAACAATGCATCTTTTAAGGAAAATCCTTCTGTCATTAATCCAGAAAGCTTAATTAGAAATGAAGCTTGTACAGATAGCGATTTTTTTTTAAGGGACTTGGAATTTAATAAAATTCTTTTCACTGATGTAACCATATGCATACGCCTTTCTTAACAATAAGTTAAAAGACCTGGTTTGTTTTTCTTGAATTTGTTCTTCTGTTTGTGTTTGATTAAGATACTGTTTAAGTTCTTCTCTTGATAAAACATCATATAAAATCGCTCTTTTTTCATATAAATTTATATGAACACATATGGGTTCACAGTCTCCTTTACAAAAAGGGCAATATCTTGGAATCAGCTTCTGAAAGACAACACCAAGTATGGTTTGTTTTAGCTGTTCTTGTGTCACCCCTAATTCTAGTAAACGTGAGATAACGCCAACAGTATTTTTTGCGTGAACACTGGCAATAATCAAATGACCGGTTAATGCTCCTCTTATAACCATTTTCGCCGTTTCTTCATCTCTTATTTCACCAATAATGATGATATCTGGATGATGACGTAGACTAGACTTTAATAGCGTCTCATAAGTAATACCCGCTTTCTCGTTAACTTGTGTCTGTAAAAATAATGGTTCTTCAATTTCTACTGGATCCTCTACCGTGATGACCTGCTGTTTACTTATGAGGTAGCTGTCACGGACAAGTTGGTACATTGTTGTCGTTTTACCTGATCCAACAGGGCCTGAAAAAATAAGTAAACCACTATTGAATTGAGCCAACTGTTCAATCATTTGTACTTCTTTTTTAAAATAAGTTGTTTTTAACAAAGATAAATGCATCGATTGATTCAAAATTCTTATAACCATAGATTCTTGAGCACGAAAATTTGTAATAGTAGAAAAGCGCAGTGCAGTAGGCTTTCCTTCAATTATTAATTGAGCAGCTCCACTTTGTGGTTTCCTTCTCTCCCCTACATCCATATTTGCTAAATATTTAAAATAGGATATAAATCGTTTACCCTCTTCTTCTGGTACGGCCTTCCAGAAACTCATTTTCCCACCGATTCGAAAGTAAATTTGGTATTGATTATCTTCAGGTAAAATATGGATATCACTTGTTCCCGTTTGTTGAGCTTTCAAGACCACATGCCGTGTAAACTCTTCAATTTCCATCATTCACCTCCCTTCTCAGCAATTTTATTATTATTCTTAATTTAAATATGTGCAATTAAATAAATATTGCGTTATTCTCTTTAATTAATTTTCGACAAAAAAATGCCTTACCTTTCTAATGGTGCTAGAAAGGTAAGGCATTCTTATGTTTAGTTCCACGCTTATAACTCAGCGTTGTGGAAAACTTCTGTTACATCGTCATCTTCTTCAAGTTTATCGATCATTTGATTGAATAAAACTTTTTTGTCTTCTGGTAATTGAACAGTTGTTTGTGGAATCATGGTCACCTCAGCTTGTGCCAATATGTAACCTTCTTTTTCCAAAGCATCACGCACATCTGGCAAGTCAGAAGGATCCGTATAAATTTCAAATACTTCATCTGATGTTTCCATTTCATCTCCGCCAGCTTCTAGAACGCTCATTAACATGGTATCTTCATCAACTTCTAGTCCTTCTCGTTCAATTGCGATATATCCTTTACGATCGAACATATAACTAACCGAACCTTTTTCACCCATTGAACCATTATTTTTGTTAAAAGCGACTCGGACATTAGTCCCCGTACGATTGAGATTATCAGTTAACGTATGAACCAATACAGCCGTTCCTTTTGGACCATATCCTTCATAGATTACTTCATCATAATTTTCATTTTCACCAGTTGTACTTCCTTTTTTTATAGCACGTTCAACATTATCATTTGGCATATTATTAGACTTAGCTTTGTCCATCACCATACGTAATGAAGGGTTGATGTTCGGATCAGGTCCACCACTTTTCACAGCCATGTAAATTTCTCTTGATATTTTTTGGAATATTTTCCCGCGTTTTGCATCTTGTGCATTTTTACGCCCTTGGATATTGTTCCATTTTGAATGTCCTGACATTCTAAACTCCCCATTTCATAGTATAAGTGTATTAAGCTAGACAAATAGCTCTACTTATTTTATCAAAAAACCCGTTATAGAGCAACCTTCCGCCAATTCTTCTACCGTTTTCTTTTTTTAAATGAATAATTGTTTTTTTTCTTTTTATAATAGAATAGGAAAAACACGACAGCTAGGATAATACTTGTCAATGCACCTGTAGCGTCTAAAATGACGTCTTCCATCAAAGGAGTCCGGTCTGGTGTAATACTTTGATGGAACTCATCAAAAGCTGCATAGCCAGATGCTAGTAGCCAGGAAACAACCGCTGCTAAACCAATGCTTGTCATCTTGTTTTTCAATCCTAAAAACCAACATAATCCTAATAAGAAATAAATTCCAAAATGCGCCAGTTTTCGAATAAAGAATTCAATAAACGAACTATAACCTTGCGCAGCAATACTCACTTCATGACCGGCATAATTGAATTGAACCAGGCTTAAAAGATTTTTTAATGGTTCTTTAGCTAAGATTTCATCTAAAAGACCTGTCATTGATTGTTCTCCATACGGCTGTGAAGAACTGTAAAATAATGCTGCCATTATTATAAGTGCTAACGCAATAAAAAAATTGTCTTTAGTAGTCGAACGCATGTGTATCTTCCTTCTTTCACAACTTGATGTTAAAGATCCTTTTTATTACTCTTTAGGATCACTATTTCTATTTTACCGTAACATGATCTACTTTAGTAAATTATTTTGAATCAAGAATAGTTCATTTATTTAATTTAAATAATCATTGATTTTAAATCTTTTGCAAACTAGAGTATAATAAATTTATTCAGCGTTTGAAAGGAAGGTACTCTATGAAATACAATATGAAATGGGATCTTGAATCTATTTTCCCAGGTGGGAGTAGTTCGCCAGAACTAAAAGAAAAATTAAGTATTATTCGAAATCAGTTAGATGAATTGTCCTCACTTACCACTAAGTGGGATACTGAAAAAGATAGCCCCGCATTTAAAGAGCTGAATAATATTTTACTTGTTCAAGAAAAACTGACAAAAGGACTTTCTCAAGTTTTTACATTTGTGGAAGCTGTTCAATCTGCAGATGTACTAGATAAACATGCTGGAATTATTTTTGGTCAAGTATTCGAATTGAGCAGCGCTTTTAGTACCCTTCAAACTATCTCCACAAAAAAAATGGTTGCTATGCCTGATGATAGTTGGAATGATCTAGTTGAATTACCTGCTTTTAAAGAAATTGAATTCAGCCTAAACGAAACTCGCAGACAAGGTAAAGAACTATTAAGTGAAACAGAAGAAGCATTGATTAATTCTCTTTCTGTCGATGGTTTTCAAGGCTGGAGTGATCATTATGATTCGCTAGTAGCTACAATTGAGATTCCTTTCGAAGATGCTGAAGGTCATGTTCAGCAATTATCTGCTGGACAGGCCTACAATAAAATGAATACTGATCCAGATACAAAAGTCCGTGAGCAGTTATTTAAAAAATGGGAAGAAACTTGGGGAAACATGGCTCCTTTATTCAGTGATACCTTAAACCATCTAGCTGGTTTTCGTTTAGCAGACTATAAGGCTCATGGTGTTAAAGATTTCTTGAAACGTCCCTTAGAATATAATCGGATGAAGCAAGAAACTCTAGATACTATGTGGAAAGCCGTTAGCGATCATAAACAACCTTTTATTGATTATTTAAATCGTAAAGCTAAATTACTTGGAAAAGAAAAATTATCTTGGCAAGACACTGAGGCACCGGTGATGATTGGAAATGCGCCTGCCAAAGTTTATCCGTATGATGATGGTGCTGACTTCATCGTGGAAAACTTCCGAAAATTCAGTGGAAAAATGGCCGATTTTGCTCAATATGCTTTTGAACATAGTTGGATCGAAGCTGAAAATCGCGGTGGAAAAAGACCTGGTGGCTTTTGTTCGGAGCTTCCTGAGAGTAAAGAATCTCGTATTTTTATGACTTACGCTGAATCATCAAGCGAAGTATCTACATTAGCGCATGAATTAGGGCATGCTTTTCATAGCCATGTAATGACTGATTTGCCAACTCTTAACCAACAATATGCGATGAATGTTGCAGAAACCGCAAGTACTTTTGCGGAAATGATTGTGGCTGATGCCACAGTTAAAGAAGCTGTTTCTAAAGAAGAAAAAATCACTTTATTGGATACAAAAATACAAAGTTCTTTAGCTATGTTTCTAAACATTCATGCTCGTTTCTTATTTGAAACACGCTTTTATAATGAACGTCAAAACGGTATTATAACGGAAGATCGCCTTGGTGAATTGATGGAAGAAGCTCAAAAAGAAGCCTATCAAAATTCTTTAAGCGAGTATCACCCACATTTTTGGGCTAGTAAACTTCACTTCTTTATTGCTGACGTTCCTTTCTATAATTTCCCATATACTTTCGGCTATTTATTCAGTTTAGGAATCTATGCTCGTTCATTAGAAGAAGGAGCTGGTTTTGAAGATAAATACATTGCATTATTGAGAGATACAGCTTCTATGTCTACAGAAGATTTAGCCACGAAACATCTAGATGTTGACTTAACTAAACCTGATTTTTGGGAAGCTGGTATTGCAATCATGAAAAAAGATATAGATACCTTTATGGAACTAACCGAAGAATACGTTAAATAATAGGCAAGAGCCTCTAAACTAGTTTTCAGATAAAAAACTAGTTTAGAGGCTCTTTTTTATTCGCTATTTTATCAATTTGTTATGCAGGAACAAAAATTGTGATATGACTAGGTAAAACTTTGACAGTAAGAGGAAGATTATCTCCTTGATCTCCGTCAATATTACTTACCAATTCGATAGCTTCTTCTGTAACAGCTATTTTGCCTGATTTAAATTTTCTGTACAGTGTCTGGTCTGCATTAGTTACGTTTCCTGAAATCACTTTAGGAATTAATTTAACTTTATCCATTAAAGTCTTTCCTTTTAGTGCAACTAAATGTAAGTATCCGTCATCTATTTTTGCATCAGGTAACATATTTTCAAATCCTCCGACTGAATTCGTCAAAACAATAAGTACTAAACTAGATTCTTGTTCAATGACCTCGTCATCATCTAAAATCAATTCAAAAGGATAGCTTTGACTATCGTTAAACGCCTTTGCTCCTTCAATGAGATAAGATAAAGATCCTAATCTTGTTTTTTGATCAATGTCTACGTCTTTAACTGCTTCTGGGATTTTTCCAATCGCTATGACATTAATAAAATAGCCGTCATTTACTTTCCCGACATCCAGTTTTTTCGTGACTGCATCTGGTAACATTTGGATAGCTGCTTCTGGATTAAGCGGTATACCTAGAGCACGGCCTAAATCATTGACTGTACCTAAAGGAATAATACCCAATTTGGGACGATACTCTTCTTCTGCTAATCCACTTATACATTCATTTACTGTTCCATCACCGCCCATCACAATCACTGCTTCTACTCGCTCTTTTGCGGCAGCTTCAGAAAATTCTTCAGCATCTCCACCTTTAGCTGTTTCTTTAAGCACGACGTCATCATACATTGATTTTAAAATTTCTAGAGCAAATTCAGTATACTCTTTTCCTTTTTCTCCTCCTGAAGAAGGATTTACGATTAGTACAGCCTTCGTCATTTGCCCAGCACCCTTTCCTATTAACCTATGAGTTATATATTTTTATAGATTTAGTCTAACTTGAAACCTGTGTGATAGACAAAAAAAGATCTTTCTTAAAATAATGAAAAACGTAATAAAAAAAGTATGCTGACTAACATTTTTTGCACCTTATTATCAATACTTTTCTTTTGGAGCTTTAGTTTCACGATATCCTTTTTTTGACCCATCATTGACGCTCACCACCCATTCTTAACAAAACTTTATTTATATTAGTTTAACAAGAAATTATCTTCTAATCGAATATAACGAACTTTAATAACTATTTTCTCTTCAACAAATATGATATTAGCCTATTTTTTTGGGTAAAATTAGTTTATTGTAATTAAATTTAAACACTTAACCTATAGGAGGTCTTATTATGAACAATATAAAATGGTAGCAAAAAGCAATCATATATCAAATTTATCCTAGAAGTTTTCAAGATTCAAGTAGAAGAAATTAAACAACTCTTTAATACGCGAGCTAAAAATATTAGTCGAGGCATTATGCAATGGGATAATTTAGAATTTAACGGATTTTCTACTGTTAAACCTTGGAATGGGCGGAACCAAGAAGAAAAATACAACGTAAGCTACCAAGAGAACGTTCAAAAAAGTACTTTATTATCTCTAAAAAAGGAGTCCTTATTTATTGAAGGTGCTTTCAAATTAAAAAATTCTAAAGAAACCTTATATATTTACGTGAGAATGTTAGGAGAACAAAAGGCTCTAATTTATTGTAATTTTTCAGATAAAGCAGAAGTTTTATCCACTATTAATGATGATTTGTATAAAGGGTGGAGTATCAAACTCGAAAACGAAGGCAATCATCTAGACAGGACAATCTTAACCCTAGCATCATTCGGTACAGTTATTTTCAAAAATTAACTTTACCTATTAAAAAACAAAAAAATTCGTTACCAATTGGCAACGAATTTTTTTATATTTTTTAATAACGGCCATATCCTACAAGTTTTGGTCCCCAGTAAGATGAACTAACTGAAGTATACGCAACACCTGAGCTGCTTTGTGAGCCAACAAATTGACCATTTCCTACATATATCCCTACGTGAGTGATTGATCCACCGCTACTGAAGAAAACTAAATCTCCAGCTTGCGGATTTGAAACTTTAGTAGAAGATGCATATTGTGCTGCTGCTGTACGTGGCAGAGAAATTCCTGCTTTTGCAAAAACATAAGATGTAAAGCCAGAACAGTCAAATCCCTTTGTAGAAGTTCCGCCCCATAAATAAGGTGTCCCTAAAACTTTAGAAACGTGTGGTTGTAAAGCTGACCAAGAAGTTCCTGATTTTGAAGACTGAGTTGGAGTGCTTACTTTAGGTGCTGTTGTCTTCGTAACTGTTTTTGTTGCAACTTTCTTTACCGGTGCTTTAGTTTGTGTATTTTCAGTTGTTTTTGTTGAGACCTCTATTGGAGCTTTTGTTGAAGTAGATGTAGTTGTTTTTGTTGGTTGAGCTGCTACAGCTGCGGTTTCTTCAACTGCTGTTTGCGTTTCAACGCTTTCTTCAGCAACTACAGCTGTTTTTGTCGTGCTATCTTCGCTTTCAGCTGATTCTTCTATAACTGTTTCTGTTTCTTCAGCTTGTTCTGCTTCGTAACTTGCCAGTACAGCTAACTCTGCTGCTTCTTGAGCTGCTGTATATTCTGCTACTTGACTCTCCGCTTCAGCTTTTTGGGCAACATATTTATCTTTATCAGCTTGTGCACCAGCTGTTTCGATAGCTAATTGAGACACTACTACTTCTTTTTCTAGTAATTGCTGTTCCATTTGAGCTTTTGCATTTTCTAAATCAGCGGCAAGAGAGTTTTGTTGAACAATCGATTGTTCTGTTTTTTCTTTCTTTTCTACTACCGATTCTTTATCGTCTGCTTGTGCTTGAACAAGATTTTTATTTGCTTTTACTAAATCAGTAACTACATCAACTCGTCCTAGTACATCAGACATAGATTCAGCTTCAATAACAAATTCTATGTAGTTTTTTGTATCGCCATTTACTTGTACTGTACGTGCTTGATCTTCAAGTTGTTCACTACGTTGTTC
Proteins encoded:
- a CDS encoding prepilin-type N-terminal cleavage/methylation domain-containing protein, yielding MAGIIGNNKLNQKGYLLIESLVAFSILSLCMAIYIPFIVGMLKKIDAEKTAVEMHRIQYEQVQKIEQHQIIDKTWRTGGEVFTIEETTITAQKGVRIKHGEEEIFIEILSFQASNP
- the comGD gene encoding competence type IV pilus minor pilin ComGD, whose protein sequence is MKSLNQKGMLLFEMLLVLLIAAGLLLIPTIYTKQTKITLENQLFIEELQSHMTAIQNYAILSGNVTTMIVSSQYKTIQFKVIDDEQNELNQLIYLPEMINTPNRKTYYFNGYSGNLRNFDTLVFFINNKRHTMAFQLGSGRYNWE
- the comGC gene encoding competence type IV pilus major pilin ComGC, with protein sequence MKNRKPLNQKGFTLIEMVMVLFIISVLMLLIVPNVVKQKDSIDAQGTEALVTVIQTQVELYELEGEDGAVSLDALQQQGYLSAKQVKQASAKAIIITNGIVSSSQN
- the comGB gene encoding competence type IV pilus assembly protein ComGB, producing the protein MHMVTSVKRILLNSKSLKKKSLSVQASFLIKLSGLMTEGFSLKDALLFLKMILPKEAHWIKAILEELENGERFDHSVKKQGFSERVSSQIYLSFIHGNLTEALAASGNYLEEKVKQQSQLIKLLQYPLFLLLFMIGILMAIRYTILPDFEQMNATKGSVVNSIAIGFVYYFPAMLGVGSVVAFLLILVTRYQLGKLTAIQRTAFFMKIPVISNLLRLYYTNLFSYEWSQLLKSGHQMNKIIELMQSKETTQLMQEVACKMEKELRTGQNFKESMNSFVFFTNELGFIIMHGEATGRLGTELAVYAKDCQLRLTLQIQKIFSWIQPIIFLVIAFFIMCVYLALLLPTFTMMEEIL
- the comGA gene encoding competence type IV pilus ATPase ComGA, with product MMEIEEFTRHVVLKAQQTGTSDIHILPEDNQYQIYFRIGGKMSFWKAVPEEEGKRFISYFKYLANMDVGERRKPQSGAAQLIIEGKPTALRFSTITNFRAQESMVIRILNQSMHLSLLKTTYFKKEVQMIEQLAQFNSGLLIFSGPVGSGKTTTMYQLVRDSYLISKQQVITVEDPVEIEEPLFLQTQVNEKAGITYETLLKSSLRHHPDIIIIGEIRDEETAKMVIRGALTGHLIIASVHAKNTVGVISRLLELGVTQEQLKQTILGVVFQKLIPRYCPFCKGDCEPICVHINLYEKRAILYDVLSREELKQYLNQTQTEEQIQEKQTRSFNLLLRKAYAYGYISEKNFIKFQVP
- a CDS encoding YebC/PmpR family DNA-binding transcriptional regulator; protein product: MSGHSKWNNIQGRKNAQDAKRGKIFQKISREIYMAVKSGGPDPNINPSLRMVMDKAKSNNMPNDNVERAIKKGSTTGENENYDEVIYEGYGPKGTAVLVHTLTDNLNRTGTNVRVAFNKNNGSMGEKGSVSYMFDRKGYIAIEREGLEVDEDTMLMSVLEAGGDEMETSDEVFEIYTDPSDLPDVRDALEKEGYILAQAEVTMIPQTTVQLPEDKKVLFNQMIDKLEEDDDVTEVFHNAEL
- a CDS encoding VanZ family protein, with protein sequence MRSTTKDNFFIALALIIMAALFYSSSQPYGEQSMTGLLDEILAKEPLKNLLSLVQFNYAGHEVSIAAQGYSSFIEFFIRKLAHFGIYFLLGLCWFLGLKNKMTSIGLAAVVSWLLASGYAAFDEFHQSITPDRTPLMEDVILDATGALTSIILAVVFFLFYYKKKKNNYSFKKRKR
- a CDS encoding M3 family oligoendopeptidase is translated as MKYNMKWDLESIFPGGSSSPELKEKLSIIRNQLDELSSLTTKWDTEKDSPAFKELNNILLVQEKLTKGLSQVFTFVEAVQSADVLDKHAGIIFGQVFELSSAFSTLQTISTKKMVAMPDDSWNDLVELPAFKEIEFSLNETRRQGKELLSETEEALINSLSVDGFQGWSDHYDSLVATIEIPFEDAEGHVQQLSAGQAYNKMNTDPDTKVREQLFKKWEETWGNMAPLFSDTLNHLAGFRLADYKAHGVKDFLKRPLEYNRMKQETLDTMWKAVSDHKQPFIDYLNRKAKLLGKEKLSWQDTEAPVMIGNAPAKVYPYDDGADFIVENFRKFSGKMADFAQYAFEHSWIEAENRGGKRPGGFCSELPESKESRIFMTYAESSSEVSTLAHELGHAFHSHVMTDLPTLNQQYAMNVAETASTFAEMIVADATVKEAVSKEEKITLLDTKIQSSLAMFLNIHARFLFETRFYNERQNGIITEDRLGELMEEAQKEAYQNSLSEYHPHFWASKLHFFIADVPFYNFPYTFGYLFSLGIYARSLEEGAGFEDKYIALLRDTASMSTEDLATKHLDVDLTKPDFWEAGIAIMKKDIDTFMELTEEYVK
- a CDS encoding diacylglycerol/lipid kinase family protein, which produces MTKAVLIVNPSSGGEKGKEYTEFALEILKSMYDDVVLKETAKGGDAEEFSEAAAKERVEAVIVMGGDGTVNECISGLAEEEYRPKLGIIPLGTVNDLGRALGIPLNPEAAIQMLPDAVTKKLDVGKVNDGYFINVIAIGKIPEAVKDVDIDQKTRLGSLSYLIEGAKAFNDSQSYPFELILDDDEVIEQESSLVLIVLTNSVGGFENMLPDAKIDDGYLHLVALKGKTLMDKVKLIPKVISGNVTNADQTLYRKFKSGKIAVTEEAIELVSNIDGDQGDNLPLTVKVLPSHITIFVPA
- a CDS encoding C40 family peptidase, with translation MNKKLLTVAILGTMSFSSLILPTAVNAETSTNQVFESQQQLNQSETAIEEAQKKVDGLQAQSSQTEAELETVTNAIDSNKDKAATLLAEIESAQKEKETLQTEIKSLEDKIEQRSEQLEDQARTVQVNGDTKNYIEFVIEAESMSDVLGRVDVVTDLVKANKNLVQAQADDKESVVEKKEKTEQSIVQQNSLAADLENAKAQMEQQLLEKEVVVSQLAIETAGAQADKDKYVAQKAEAESQVAEYTAAQEAAELAVLASYEAEQAEETETVIEESAESEDSTTKTAVVAEESVETQTAVEETAAVAAQPTKTTTSTSTKAPIEVSTKTTENTQTKAPVKKVATKTVTKTTAPKVSTPTQSSKSGTSWSALQPHVSKVLGTPYLWGGTSTKGFDCSGFTSYVFAKAGISLPRTAAAQYASSTKVSNPQAGDLVFFSSGGSITHVGIYVGNGQFVGSQSSSGVAYTSVSSSYWGPKLVGYGRY